The segment CAGGAATGAAACGTGCTGAGAGTCAGGATACAGATCAGCAAGCCGTTGAACTAATCGAGGCGAGAGATTTTGATCAAACAACAATTTCATGCTTGAATTGCCAGCGTTTGACGTTCACGCTCAGCGGCATAACTTAAGCAAGCCAGAATATCTTCATGGGTCAAATATGGGAAATCGTCTAGGATTTCTTCATAAGTCATCCCTGAAGCCAAGTAGGACAAAACATCATAAACGGTGATTCGCATTCCCCGGATACAAGGCTTGCCACCGCGCTTCCCAGGCTCGATGGTAATAATGTCTTGATAGCGCATAGGTCGCTTGCCTACAAAATTTCTTCCATTTTAGTATCTTCTAAATTTCTTTATTAACAGGCGGATTTTGGGCTATAAGATCCGACAGTGTTTTTTATACAAAGCGAATCATCGTGGCAGTGTCTCCGATTTCTAAAACCGTTCCAGGTTGGGTCTATCTATCTGTTGTCACCAATGTCGTATTCGGCACAACGTTAGGATTGTGGTTCTTAGGCGATCGCTATTTCACTGAAACGTTGCTCTATCCACCCGCCGCTCGGACTGCAACCGTTGCAAAAGCAGTTGAAACCCCAGAGATTGTCGCGCAAGCTGCTTCGATGCCGTTGGGTCGATCTTTGACGTATCAGGATTGGGTCGATCTGCTTGAAAAAGAAGCGAAAGCCATGATCAAACGAAAACCCGATCGCTTAATCGTGATGGCAGGAGATTCGCTGACGCTTTGGTTTCCTCAAGATCTGCTACCAAGCGATCGCACTTGGCTCAATCAAGGCATTTCTGGTGAAACCGCGTCGGGCTTAGCAAAACGCTTGAAACTCTTTGATCAAACGCAACCCGAAGCGATCTTCGTCATGGTCGGAATTAATGATTTGCTCAAAGGCAATTCTGAGCAAGAGATTCTCGATGCCCAAGCCGACATAATTGCTCAATTGCAGAAATCTCATCCCAAATCAAAAATTGTTCTTCAGTCGTTGCTGCCTCGTGCAAAAGAAGAAATTACCACTGCCAATGCAACTCAGGTCGAAGCCCTGTCAAATGCTCGAATTTACCAATTTAATCGCCGTTTAGCCGCATTAGCCGATCAAACCAAGGTTGAATTTCTAGATTTGCAGCCGCTTTTCGCGGACAAAGAAGGATTTCTGCGATCGGACTTAACCACCGATGGCTTGCATCTCAGCACCCAAGGATATTTAGTTTGGCGATCAGCAATTCAAACTTTCAATCAATTGGCGCTGCGTTAGTGTTTTATGATCGGATCGTAGGCGCGAGGAAGTTGTGAAATGGATACCAAGGCGTTTAAGCGATCGCTCAATAGTTCTGAAAATTATCACCGCAAAGGATTCGGACATGATGCGGAAGTTGCAGATACAATGCAGTCCGAATATCAGAGCAACTTGATTCAGGAAATTCGTGAGCAAGCTTATACGCTCAAACGCGGCGATGTAACGATTCGACTGGCGCAAGCGTTTGGCTTCTGCTGGGGCGTGGAACGCGCTGTCGCAATGGCTTACGAAACTCGCCAACATTTTCCAACCGAACGGATCTGGATTACGAATGAGATTATTCACAATCCCTCGGTGAATCAGCGTTTGAGAGAAATGAATGTCTTGTTTACGCCTGTTGTGGCTGGACAGAAGGATTTCTCAGAGGTTGCGAAAGGTGATGTCGTGATCTTGCCTGCATTTGGAGCCAGTGTGCAGGAAATGCAGTTGTTGAACGATCGCGGTTGTACGATCGTCGATACGACCTGTCCTTGGGTTTCTAAAGTTTGGAACACCGTTGAGAAACACAAAAAAGGTGATTACACCTCGATCATTCACGGCAAATACAATCACGAAGAGACAGTCGCAACCAGTTCGTTTGCTGGAAAGTATCTGATTGTATTGAACCTAGCCGAGGCGCAATACGTTGCTGATTACATTTTGAACGGGGGCGATCGCGAAGAATTTCTGACCAAATTCAAGAAAGCAACTTCTGCCGGATTTGATCCCGATCGTGATTTAGTTCAAATCGGCATCGCGAATCAAACCACGATGCTCAAAGGCGAAACTGAGCAAATCGGCAAATTGTTTGAACACACGATGCTGAAGAAGTATCCGCCGAATGAATTGAATCAGCATTTCTTGAGTTTTAATACGATTTGCGATGCAACTCAAGAACGGCAAGATGCAATGTTCGATCTCGTCAAAGAGAAACTGGACATGATGATTGTGATTGGGGGTTACAATTCTTCGAATACAACACATTTGCAGGAAATTGCGATCGACTACAAAATTCCGTCTTATCACATCGATAGTGTGGAACGGATTCTGTCTCGCGATCGCATTGAGCATAAGCCACTGCACAAAGATTTGGAAATCGCTGAGCATTGGCTACCTGAAGGCGAAATCGTTGTAGGTATTACTTCTGGAGCTTCGACTCCCGATAAAGTTGTTGCAGACATTATTGAGCGAATTTTTGAATTGAAAGCGGCTGTTCCAGCATGAAATCGGTTCGATGCAGCTTCCTAAATCTTTATAAAATTCTGCTGTGTAGCTTGATTTGGCTTTTCACCTGCTTTTACACGACTCCAGTGTGGGCAGGTGCATTGTCCGATCGCGTTTCTGCTTACCCGGATTGGCACAATAAACCGCCCGTTTCTCAAGCAACAGGCGATCTGATCTACCCCGATTGGATCGCGGGAACTTGGCATGTGAAAAGCACCTTAATCGATCTCGTTGCTCCCCTCGCTCCTAAAATTGTCACGCCAGGATTCGAGAGTAATCGGCAATATGTGAATCAGCCGATCGAATTTGATGTGCGATTCAAACCGAATCCAACCCAAGTCGTTGCCGATCGCGCTTTTAACGGATTGAATATTGCGCGGGCATATTTGGGCGATCGCGCTGTACTTTCCGTCAAAGTTGATCCAAATTCTCCGAATAAACAAATTACCGTTTTGAGAGACGATCGCATTCTGACTTCAACGATTACAGGTCGAGCGATCGAGACTCCTGATCCCAAACAATTCATTACGAGCGAGATTTTTCAACAAGTCTTTAGAAGTACATCTCAACCCTACTTAAACCAGGTTGAAACCACGACTGCCTATCAGTTTGTCGATGGAAAAATTGGCGCAGATCAAATTACTGCCATCTATCTTTCGCCGCAAGATCCTGACTATTTCAACGCAGGAAATACACCTGTCGCATTGTATCGATATCGCCTAGAATTCTCGCTACTCAAAATGAGTAATTAGACTCATCAAAAAACTTAATTTCTGTTGTGAATGTTACAGATAATTGCTGCTTAGTTCCAAAGTAAACTTTAATTTCTTACGCTAGAAAGGCAAGCATGAGTTTGTTATTCTCACGATACAGATCAAGGAGTTGTTACTCTCACAGTTCCTAAAGATCCGAGGCATCGAAGTTTTCTGACCCTTTTTAACTATTCCGTTTTCGTGAGTGTTAGCGAGCCACGTGCGGCTCTCTCACAAAATCTGATTCATGACCGCGATTTGAAGAAGTTGCTGATCTTGAACGATCGACAGCTCTATTTTTGACTTTTGAACCCCACCCGATTTTTAGAGATGAACCCTTACTGCGAACAATGGATTGCCGATTGGTGTCAAACAAATGGCTGGACAGACTGGTTTAGAGAACGCTCCAGCTATTGGGCATTTCCGCCCAATTCTGTCATGCCTGTTCCGATCCCCAGCTCAGTTTTACACGCCATTAAAGCTGAAAAAGGCTTGAGCCAGGATGAGCGATTCTGGAGTTTAAGTGCATTGGTGGGAACGGGTCTTGCCGCAGCTTTAGGATTCGCGATCGCGTCTCCGATGCCTTTATTAATCGCATTTGTGGGATGTGCAATTGTATTCGCGCAATTAGATAGTGAAGAAGTTTAGATGAGGCAGAAGCTTCGGGATGCGAGGCTTCTGTCGTATTCAGCTAGAATGGGTATCTGTCAAAGATTTCGAGAACGCCCATGACTGCTGCTCGCCGCTATCACATCACGACGTTTGGCTGCCAGATGAACAAGGCAGATTCCGAGCGTATGGCTGGAATTCTAGAAACAATGGGCTTTGAATGGTCAGAAGAAGCCAACGAAGCCGATCTGATTCTCTACAATACCTGCACGATTCGGGACAATGCAGAGCAAAAAGTTTATTCCTATCTCGGACGGCAGGCACAGCGGAAACAAGAAAATCCGAATTTGACGATCGTCATGGCTGGATGCGTCGCACAGCAAGAAGGTGAAGCCTTACTGCGACGAGTGCCCGAACTCGATTTAGTCATGGGACCGCAATATGCCAACCAGCTCGAAGATTTGTTGGAACAGGTTTTTAGTGGTCAGCAAGTCGTTGCGACTGATCCCATTCATATTGTCGAAGACATTACAAAACCGCGACGCAATAGCGATGTCACAGCTTGGGTAAATGTGATTTATGGCTGTAATGAGCGCTGTACGTATTGTGTCGTTCCAGGCGTTCGTGGGGTCGAACAATCTCGGACACCGGAAGCGATTCGAGCGGAAATTGAACAGCTTGCAGCCCAAGGGTACAAAGAAATCACCTTATTGGGTCAGAACATTGATGCGTATGGGCGAGATTTGCCGGGAGCCACTCCAGAAGGACGACATCTGCATACGTTCACAGATTTGTTGTACTTTGTGCATGATGTACCGGGTATCGATCGCATTCGATTCGCAACCAGTCATCCACGCTATTTCACAGAGCGTTTGATTCGAGCTTGCGCTGAATTGCCGAAAGTCTGTGAGCATTTCCATATCCCCTTCCAATCCGGCGATAACGATGTCTTGAAGGCAATGTCACGCGGGTATACGCACGAACGATATCGTCGAATCATTGACACGATTCGCGAATATATGCCAGATGCGTCGATTAGCGCTGATGCGATCGTTGGATTCCCAGGTGAGACTGAAGCCCAATTTGAGAACACCTTAAGTTTGGTGCGCGATATCGGATTTGATTTGATCAATACAGCGGCATATTCTCCACGTCCCGGAACTCCTGCGGCAGTTTGGGAGAATCAGTTATCTGAAGAAGTCAAAGCCGATCGCTTACAACGATTGAATCATTTGGTGTCGCAAAGCGCCTCAGAGCGATCGCAGCGATATGCAGGACGAATTGAAGAAGTACTGGTAGAAGCTCAGAATCCGAAAGATCCAACGCAGGTAATGGGGCGGACGCGCGGAAATCGGTTGACGTTCTTTGCAGGCTCTATCGACGAACTCAGAGGTCAAACCGTCAAAGTGAGAATTACCGAAGTAAGATCGTTCAGTCTGACGGGACAACCTCTGATTGAGGCTCGTCTGTAGAAACGGAGAGGGTGGGATTCGAACCCACGGAACCTTTCGGTTCATTCGATTTCAAGTCGAACGCATTCGACCACTCTGCCACCTCTCCAAGGGACGTGTATTATCTTATCCTATTCAGGCGATTTTGGATTGATTTCCAGCAAAAAGCCGCGATCGCTTTCAAATACGATCGCGGCTTTTTCGTTCAGTTCAATTTAGGAGTGGGGAACGATTAGTCTTGAATTTCTTTCAAGGCATATTGCGCGATCGCCAAAGTTAACCGCGCCTGCTCGGTTTCTGACAATTTCGCCCAATCGGTCGATTTTACGCTCTGTTCTTCGCCGCGCATCGAATAAGCCAAAGGACGCGCCAGCACGTGTAAATCATCTTCTGCCCACTGCGGCAATGCTTCTTGTACACAAAGCACCAACTGATCCGCCAGACTTGCTGAAGAGTTTGCCAACTTCTCAGCCTGACGCGCGATCATATTCAGAATCGCCTGCGGCACAGTTGCAAACTTCTGAGCCAAAGAAGCTTCCAGAGTTGGAGCTGCGAACAAGGTATCTAAATGAGAGAAGAACGCATCGGCACGATCGTTGAGTTCGGATTCTGGCAGCGCATCGAGCGAGAACTTTTGATCTAAAGCATTAAAGAAAGATTCCGCCTCCGCATCGGCTGGATTCCACGGATAGGCAATCTTACTTTGAGAAACTTCTGCAATTTCAACTTCGACCGTCTCAACATTGCCTGGCTCATTCCACCGCACTGTCACGGCTTCCGAGTCAAGCAACGCTGCTGCGAGTGCCTGCCGAAGTTGGAGTTCGAGAGAGTTAGAGGGACTTGCTTCGTGTGCCATGACAATATTCCGCATCGAGTGAACTAAGGGTGGGTATGTTTGATGGCTATGACTTCAAGCCGATCGTTACCAGTTCCGTAACTGACCTCACAATTTACGCGAATTCTCCTAAAATTTCAAAGTTCTTAGGAGAGAAGAGTGGGGGGTGGGGAGTAGGGAGACCTCCCTAATTCCGTCCGTCCGCAGGCGAAACCAAAAATTCTAAAACCGAATTCTGCGAGCCACCAAACTTAATTTGTGCCCCAGATTGTAGTGGCACTTCATAATTATGGACTTTCTGCCACCCTTTTGAGGTAGAAACCCAGGTTCCATACCGGGAAAAATCGCGCAGAAAATAACTGGGTTGCAGCGTGTCTGGGTTGGCACTGCGGTAGAAAATTTCCGCATGTTTCCGGGACACTCCAGGTTCATTCGCCAAGACTAAATCATTCTCAGCACTCATTCCGACGCGCATTAAGCCGCCCCGAATCGTCCAAACTTTGGCATTTTCTAGCGATCGAATCGAGGCGACCGGATTCTGCATTCCTAACTGGCTCGGCGTATGCGGAATTTGCGTGAGTCCTTCTGCGATCGGCTTAATTAATTCGCCATCAAATTCAGGGTGCATGTACAAAACAGGCAGCGTCCAAGCTTGATGATTAAACCGAAATAAAGTCAGCAAATGTTGACGTGCAACAGCGACAGCTTGATCGATCGGCATCCGTTCTGACAATGCCTGAGCAAAAGTCGCGATAAAACTCAGCGCTTCTTGATCCGTAATCGAATCCCGCATCGCCAAAACTGCTGGAACCCCATGATGCAGCAAAACTTCCGCCAAACTGCTCCGGGGAATCGTTTCTGCCCCTTGCTGCTCGGGTTGTGCGCCCCAGCAGGCATTAAAAACTGCCAGTTTCACATGACAACGAGTCAGAACCTGCGCCAATTCTGTCCCATTCATCGGCAGATTCGGACGAAGGAATAACAAGCCGCCATCTGGAGCCGGAACCCCGTGACCTGCATAAAACAGCACATTATATTGACCGCTTTCCAAGCGATCGATTAATTCCCCCGAAGTTGGCTGTAACAACGTATCGACAAAACAAGGCGCAGCTAGGCGATTGATTCCCTGACGCTCCTTGAGAATTCGGGTCAGCGCTTGTGCTTCTTGCTCAAGTTTGAGCCGTTTTAATTCGTCGCCGCTTTGAGACAGGTCGGGAGCCGCATCTTGTCCTAAAACCAGTAAAACATTGAGACTCGACTCCGATCGCAAAACGGGCAAAGCATCCACATCGCTCGTCGTGCGGCTAAATAAAAGCTGCTGACTCAACGAAATTGCCTGCTTTCCGGCATCAGGCTGCATAATCTCCCACGGCAGTGAAATCAGATCCGGATCGCGCACTTCTAAACGCAATCTCAGCGCTTTTCCTTGCCCTTGAGCGATCCCTTGACTGCGGTTAAGGCTACTTTCAATCACGCCATCAAACAGCCATTGCCACAAATTGATGCCCAGATTCTGCATCAACCGCGCACCTCGCGAAATTGGCTGTCCCACAGGTGTTTCGGCTACCTCGATGGGAGGAGTACTCACCTGGGAGATATGCGGCACATCCGGAACCCCGCGCGTCGAAAACATTTCTTGCCACGATCGCCAATGTTGTTTCAGTTCAGCCGTCCATAGACAATCGCGTAAGAGATAGCCGCCTCGGTAAGGGGCTTCGATCACATGAATTGCAAAATGTTCAGCTTGAGAGGCGCGTAATCGTGCGATCGCTAAACTTAGGCAAGGAAGGTCAGACGGTGACATGAATCGGCAAAGGCTGGGTTAACACTCCGGAACTTTAATCTTAAAGGCTATCCGGTAATTAATCTATGGCGTAGCCGATGGGTTCTCTTTTGCAGACTCAGCAGCAGACTCAGCACAAGCTCCAATCTGGTCAGGTTTGGGGGAAATGCGGGTGAAATTCGCGATCGCACTTTCTCTTTGCCACCCCATATTTCCTAGCCTAACTGAGTTCGCCAGTTTACCCTCAGTCGGCAGCGTACACACTTTCAATCTCAACCAATTCGATTGATCCGAAGTCGATCGCTGTTGTCCGACAACTTGCAGAACGGTTCCAGAAGACATGCGACCCAGGATCTCATTTGCCGTCTCAGTCGATTGCGCAGCATTTTTGAACAGTGGCAAACCTGCTGTTTGATCTGCGGTCTGAATTTGGATAAATGAACCGGAAGTCAGCGGAGTCACAGTCGGAGAAGCGGGAACTGGCGGCACTGTCGCAGAAGGCACAGGCATTCGATTGGTAAAACGAGCAATCAATTCTGGAGCAAGCAGAGTCGCGATCGCACCTGCAATGCCCAATAATGCCAACACGATGAACAAAACTTTGAACCAATTGATCCGACGGGGTTCTGCAATCTGAGTTCTCAATTGAGACACTTCGCGAGCAGCCAGCATTTGAGTGGGCTGAGCTAAAGCAGGCGAAATCGTTTGAGCATTCTGCGATCGCCGCGATTCTTTCGTTTGACAATGAATCAAGCCGACCGTGACATTATCGTGCCCGTTGCGCGTGTTTGCGATATTGATTAATTGCTGTGCGGCTACAGCCACATCAATCTTCCCATCTAGAATCGGAGCAATTTCGGTTTGCCAAACTTCTTCGACCCGATCGTTGTCACTCAATCCGTCTGAACACAGCAGATAGACACAATCCTCATCAAGAATCAATCGCTGTACGGTGGGGCGCAAATAGCTCGAACTCCCCATCCCCAAAGCTTGCACTAATGATCCCGCAGAAGAACGCTGTAACGCATCTCGGTATAAGGAATATCCCAAGCGAGCCTCACGCGACGCAACATCATCATCTAAAGTGACTTGATAGCAGCCCTTGCGAGTAATGCGATAGGCGCGACTATCCCCCACATGCGTGAGATAGAATTCATGCCCTCGAACTAATCCCATGACCACAGTCGTGCCCATGCGCTGCCGTTCTTGCCGCCGTTCCGCATCGTTCTGTTCGGAGATCGCATCATTCGCCTCGCACACTGCGGCTTCTAATTCCTGCTCAATCTCATCCGATTGAATCGCTTGAACTTGGCGCGCGATCGTCTCGATCGCTAAATGTGAGGCAACCTCTCCACCCTCATGCCCACCAATCCCATCACAGACAATCACGAGATTCGTCTTTGCCTTCGTTGCGCTTGGTGGATAGCACGCATCTTCGTTACTTTGACGGCTCGGTCCTTGATCGGTCGCCGTTGCAATGTGAATCTGGCGAGTTTGATATTGGGCTTGATGGGCGATCGCTTGATCCAAGACTGAAATTAACGACTCAATACTCGAAATCTCTCCGTCAACTAAGTTCTGGCAGATTTGCTGAAAGAAATCCGCGATCGCAGAGTGCGGCTGCCAAGTTGCCCACAATTCTCCTAACTGCGTCAGAGCGGGAGATTGCCGATCAAATCGCAATTCCAACAGTCTCAGGGTGTCGCCATCGGCAAACAGTTGATTCGGATCAAGCAAAGTTGAAGCAACGTTTTCAACACTCAATCGTTGCCAGAGTCGCGCAATTTGCTCAAGAAAATGTAATTGGCGAAATCCAGAACTTGCATTCCACACTTGAGTTAAAGCAGGCATGAGTTGCCCATCTGTGGTAATCGGAGCCGATTCGAGCAGAATCAGATCAGACAAAACAGCATAAGGCTGAGGAATCGTAGGGCGCTCTGCCATCAAATGCAAATAGGGTTCGAGTTGGGGAGGAACCTCGACTGGATTCGGTGGAATTCCGGGTTTGGTATCTAGAACAATTTGGGATGATTTGAGCAAATAGCGATCGTCGAGCCGTTCACCAGGCTGACCTGCTTTTACCCCCATGACCCAGAGATAGCGTTTGGGAATCCGAGTTTGGCAGTGATGGCAAAACTCCTGAGTGACGGGGTTGAGCGCCTGACAAAAATAATTCGGGCATTGCACGATCGGATCAGTTTGCATTGAAAAATGGCATGTGATTTGCTCAATTCATCACTCTAGCAATTTTTGCCCTCGGTCGGAGATGGCATTTCCGAGTTTCCTCGCGTTGCGATCGCAATTTTCTGAGGCACAATAAGCCAGATTTTAGTGAGATTGGCTATGTCTTCCGTGTTCCGCCATCTGGGGTTTGCTTCGCTGATAGTGGGGTTATTGGTATCGATGCCAAAATCGATCGCAAACCCAGTTTCTTCTACACCCTCTACATTTGTGCCAACGGCTCCACCCCCCGTTGCTCCCCCGCTGAAAGAGAATTTCGTTCAACCTGATTTCCGGATTTCCGCGCTACAACGCGATTTTCAAGGCAATCTCTGGCTGGCAACCCCGCAGGGCGTAAGCCGGATTAATCCCAACACAGGACGGGTGATCTCTCAGACGAAATTGCCGAATCTGTCGATCTCGGCATTGGCGCAAGATAAAGTCGGACGCATTTGGGTCGGTACAGCAGAAGGGCTGTTTCGCATCGATCCAAAAACCAATACGGTCACAGCACAAACTCTGACGCTGCCCTCGAACCGGGTGTTGTCCTTATTAGTTGATCGTCGTGGCTTTCTCTGGGTTGGCACTGATTCTGGACTCGCCCTGATTAGTCCGGATCAAGGCTTAAAAATGACGACGCTACAAAATCTGCCTGGGATTAGCGCTAATGCTTTAAGTCTTGATCCTGAAGGTCAGCTCTGGGTCGGGACGTTGGACGGCTTGGTTCAGGTCGATACAGCAAGTGCGAAAATTTTGCACCGGATGAGTTTAGAGGAAGGAACAGCGCAGTCTTTAGCACTCGATCGACATGGTTCACTGTGGGCAGGAACCACCAGCGGACTGGTAAAAATCGATCCGTTGCAGCGCCGCCGCTTACGATCAGTAACTCAACTCAGAGGACGCGATATTGTCTCAGCAGGATTTGACGGGGTTGGAAGCATTTGGGTCGGCACAAGCGCTGGACTATTTCGGGTCAATCCTTACAATGGCGCAATTATCGGTCAAGTTCCTCATCTTCCCTCGAATCAAGTCATATCTCTCGCGCCTGACACGGGCAATAAATTGTGGGTCGGAACAACCGAGGGTTTGGCTTGGGTCAGTATGACCACTTATCAAACAAAGCCGCATTTGATGTTCAGTCGCAGTGTTGAAGAGAACCCCTCAGAATAATGTCCAGTCGCAGCGTTGAAGAGGAACTCCTAGAATTAAGATAGATCTTCAACTCTCTTCATTCTTTCGGAGTTCTGATGCTCATTACGCCGCAGCATTTGATTCAGTGGAAACAGCAAAACAGAGCGATCGCAGTTCTCACAGCTTGGGATTATGCGATCGCTTCAATTCTCGATCGCGCTGGAATCGAAGTGATTCTGGTCGGGGATTCGCTCTCCATGGTGGCACTTGGGCATGAGACAACTTTGCCGTTAACGCTGGATGAAGTGATCCATCATGCAAAAGCAGTGCGGCGCGGCGTGAAAGAAGCCTTGTTAGTCGTCGATTTACCGTTTCTGACGTATCAGGAAAGTTGGCAGCAGGCAATGCATTCGGCAGGGCGAATTTTGAAAGAAACGAATGCAGGCGCAGTCAAATTAGAAGGCGGCTATCCCGCGATCGCGGAAACTGTCGCTCGATTAGTTCAAGCGGGCATTCCTGTCATGGGACATGTAGGATTAACGCCGCAATCAGTCAGACAGACGGGATTTCGTCAGCAAGGTAAATCGCACGAGGCGGGAGAAAAGATCGTAGCCGAAGCGATCGCGCTGGAGCAGGCAGGGGCTTTTGCGGTTGTGATCGAGCATGTTCCAGCGGATTTAGCCAAAACGATTACGGAGAGTCTAACGATTCCTACGATTGGAATCGGCGCAGGCATTCATTGCGATGGACAAGTGCTGGTGACCTCAGATGTTTTGGGATTAGGAACTTGGAAACCGAAGTTTGCCAAGACCTATTTGGATCTGAATGCGTTGATTACGCAAGCGGTGCAAGAGTTTGGGGAAGAGGTACGAGCGCACAAGTTTCCGCCTGAAACTTGAGCGATCGCGGCTTGAGATCACTCCTCCTCGATCCCAGAATCGTGATATAACAATTAAGGTTTCTTTACAGAAAACAACACTGACTCACAGAGTAAGTCGGGCTGGGGATTTCAGCCTGATTTTTAGTGGCAAATTTCGGTCGAAACTTGCCCTACTTATTGTGGTTATTACAGTCCTCCCGGAGAGAAGAATCGCTCATGACGGTATCGCTCACGCCCGATTACACGACCCTCACCAGTCCCGACACGAAACTTCGCCTAAAAGACATTATCAAAACTTTGCCCCGCGAATGCTTTCAGAAAGATATGCGGAAAGCTTGGACTGCCGTTGTGGTCAATGTTTTGATGGTTGGTCTGGGGTATTGGAGTATTGCTGCTTCCCCTTGGTTTCTTTTGCCGATCGCGTGGATTTTTACAGGAACTGCGTTGACCGGATTTTTTGTGATTGGGCATGACTGTGGACATCGATCGTTTGCACAGCGCAAATGGGTCAATGATCTCGTCGGTCACATTTTTATGGCTCCGTTGATCTATCCCTTCCACTGCTGGCGGATTGGGCACAACCAGCATCACAATCACACCAACAAAATGGATGTGGATAATGCGTGGCAGCCTTGGCGGACAGAGGTTTATGACAACCTTGATCCGATTACGAAAACTGCTTACACCACGACTCGCGGACGCTTATGGTGGCTCGCTTCGATCTTGCATTGGGCTTTGGTTCACTTTAAGCTGTCGAACTATAAAACTCGCGACCACGGCAAAGTGAAATTGTCGATCGCAGTTGTCGTCGCATTTGCAGCCATTGTATTTCCGGCTTTGTTCCTCACGGTTGGGGTTTGGGGCTTTGTGAAATTCTGGTTGATGCCTTGGTTGGTCTATCACTTCTGGATGAGTACGTTCACATTGGTTCACCACACCTTGCCGGATATCCAATTCAAAGAGCCGGAAGAATGGGATGCAGCACAGGCACAATTGTTTGGAACGGTGCATTGTGATTATCCGAA is part of the Leptolyngbya boryana PCC 6306 genome and harbors:
- a CDS encoding DUF433 domain-containing protein — protein: MRYQDIITIEPGKRGGKPCIRGMRITVYDVLSYLASGMTYEEILDDFPYLTHEDILACLSYAAERERQTLAIQA
- a CDS encoding GDSL-type esterase/lipase family protein, encoding MAVSPISKTVPGWVYLSVVTNVVFGTTLGLWFLGDRYFTETLLYPPAARTATVAKAVETPEIVAQAASMPLGRSLTYQDWVDLLEKEAKAMIKRKPDRLIVMAGDSLTLWFPQDLLPSDRTWLNQGISGETASGLAKRLKLFDQTQPEAIFVMVGINDLLKGNSEQEILDAQADIIAQLQKSHPKSKIVLQSLLPRAKEEITTANATQVEALSNARIYQFNRRLAALADQTKVEFLDLQPLFADKEGFLRSDLTTDGLHLSTQGYLVWRSAIQTFNQLALR
- a CDS encoding 4-hydroxy-3-methylbut-2-enyl diphosphate reductase — translated: MDTKAFKRSLNSSENYHRKGFGHDAEVADTMQSEYQSNLIQEIREQAYTLKRGDVTIRLAQAFGFCWGVERAVAMAYETRQHFPTERIWITNEIIHNPSVNQRLREMNVLFTPVVAGQKDFSEVAKGDVVILPAFGASVQEMQLLNDRGCTIVDTTCPWVSKVWNTVEKHKKGDYTSIIHGKYNHEETVATSSFAGKYLIVLNLAEAQYVADYILNGGDREEFLTKFKKATSAGFDPDRDLVQIGIANQTTMLKGETEQIGKLFEHTMLKKYPPNELNQHFLSFNTICDATQERQDAMFDLVKEKLDMMIVIGGYNSSNTTHLQEIAIDYKIPSYHIDSVERILSRDRIEHKPLHKDLEIAEHWLPEGEIVVGITSGASTPDKVVADIIERIFELKAAVPA
- a CDS encoding DUF6816 family protein, yielding MKSVRCSFLNLYKILLCSLIWLFTCFYTTPVWAGALSDRVSAYPDWHNKPPVSQATGDLIYPDWIAGTWHVKSTLIDLVAPLAPKIVTPGFESNRQYVNQPIEFDVRFKPNPTQVVADRAFNGLNIARAYLGDRAVLSVKVDPNSPNKQITVLRDDRILTSTITGRAIETPDPKQFITSEIFQQVFRSTSQPYLNQVETTTAYQFVDGKIGADQITAIYLSPQDPDYFNAGNTPVALYRYRLEFSLLKMSN
- a CDS encoding slr1957 family protein, which codes for MNPYCEQWIADWCQTNGWTDWFRERSSYWAFPPNSVMPVPIPSSVLHAIKAEKGLSQDERFWSLSALVGTGLAAALGFAIASPMPLLIAFVGCAIVFAQLDSEEV
- the miaB gene encoding tRNA (N6-isopentenyl adenosine(37)-C2)-methylthiotransferase MiaB; protein product: MTAARRYHITTFGCQMNKADSERMAGILETMGFEWSEEANEADLILYNTCTIRDNAEQKVYSYLGRQAQRKQENPNLTIVMAGCVAQQEGEALLRRVPELDLVMGPQYANQLEDLLEQVFSGQQVVATDPIHIVEDITKPRRNSDVTAWVNVIYGCNERCTYCVVPGVRGVEQSRTPEAIRAEIEQLAAQGYKEITLLGQNIDAYGRDLPGATPEGRHLHTFTDLLYFVHDVPGIDRIRFATSHPRYFTERLIRACAELPKVCEHFHIPFQSGDNDVLKAMSRGYTHERYRRIIDTIREYMPDASISADAIVGFPGETEAQFENTLSLVRDIGFDLINTAAYSPRPGTPAAVWENQLSEEVKADRLQRLNHLVSQSASERSQRYAGRIEEVLVEAQNPKDPTQVMGRTRGNRLTFFAGSIDELRGQTVKVRITEVRSFSLTGQPLIEARL
- a CDS encoding CHAT domain-containing protein, producing MSPSDLPCLSLAIARLRASQAEHFAIHVIEAPYRGGYLLRDCLWTAELKQHWRSWQEMFSTRGVPDVPHISQVSTPPIEVAETPVGQPISRGARLMQNLGINLWQWLFDGVIESSLNRSQGIAQGQGKALRLRLEVRDPDLISLPWEIMQPDAGKQAISLSQQLLFSRTTSDVDALPVLRSESSLNVLLVLGQDAAPDLSQSGDELKRLKLEQEAQALTRILKERQGINRLAAPCFVDTLLQPTSGELIDRLESGQYNVLFYAGHGVPAPDGGLLFLRPNLPMNGTELAQVLTRCHVKLAVFNACWGAQPEQQGAETIPRSSLAEVLLHHGVPAVLAMRDSITDQEALSFIATFAQALSERMPIDQAVAVARQHLLTLFRFNHQAWTLPVLYMHPEFDGELIKPIAEGLTQIPHTPSQLGMQNPVASIRSLENAKVWTIRGGLMRVGMSAENDLVLANEPGVSRKHAEIFYRSANPDTLQPSYFLRDFSRYGTWVSTSKGWQKVHNYEVPLQSGAQIKFGGSQNSVLEFLVSPADGRN